TTCATGGCCGCGGTCACGCTCACCCAGGTgcccggcgcggtgcggtgcggtgcggaggggccgggcggccccggctggGGCGTCTGGGCACCCctgggggccgggcccggccggagCGATGGGACGGGggtcgcggcgctgccggggccggtgCTGACGGCTGCCCCGCGGCTCGCGCAGATCATTGTGTTCCTGTGCTACGGGGCCCGGCTGAACAAGTGGGTGCTGCAGACCTACCACCCCGAGTACATGAAGAGCCCCCTGGTCTACCACCCCGGGCACCGGGCCCGCGCCTGGCGCTTCCTCACCTACATGTTCATGCACGTGGGGTAAGGCCgtccggggggctggggggtgctGGGCTCCCCGGGGCTGTGCACGGGACAGGGATTCATGGAGACTGGCCAGGACCTGCTGCCCGGGCTGGCTCCATCGCATTGGGACCAGGACCTGTGCCGGAGCCCAGCTCCACCGGCAGTGGTGCTGGTGGCCATGGGCACTGCTCCCTCCGGGCCCATTTCCATGGCAAAGCCGGGAGCCCGTCTCCCAGGGCAGGAGCGAGCCATCGCCCCCCGCCAAGGGGGCCGGTGGCAGGAggcgccggcgcggcccggggcagggagggggccggTCCCTGCTGGGTGCCGCCGGTGGGGCAGCTGACACGTCGCTCCCGTGTGCGGCAGGCTGGAGCAGCTGGGCTTCAACGCGCTGCTGCAGCTCATGATCGGGGTGCCCCTCGAGATGGTGCACGGCATCCTGCGCATCAGCTTCCTCTACCTGGCCGGCGTGCTGGCAGGTGGGTGCGCGCCGCGGGCGCTGCCGGCACCGGGCTCCGCGTGCTGCCGGCTCCCACGGCgtcccccgccgcgggggccctgTCGGCGCCCTGAGCCTCCGCACTGCCGCAGGCTCCCTGACCGTCTCCATCACGGACATGCGGGCGCCGCTGGTCGGCGGCTCCGGGGGTGTCTACGCGCTCTGCTCTGCCCACCTTGCCAACGTGGTCATGGTAAGCGGCAGCGGGCGCCGGGGCCTCGGCTCCGTGGGGGCGGCTGCCGCGGCACCGCAGCCGCCCCCTGCCCGGCTCCGTCTCCCCGCAGAACTGGGCAGGGATGCGCTGCCCCTACAAGCTGCTCCGCATGGTGCTGGCGCTCGTGTGCAGTAAGtagggggggggccggggcgccggggcggtggcagcggcggcggctgagCCCGGCGGCCCTCTCTTGCAGTGAGCTCGGAGGTGGGCCGCGCCGTGTGGCTGCGCTtctcgccgccgctgccggcctcGGGGCCCCAGCCCAGCTTCATGGCCCACCTGGCGGGGGCCATCGTGGGCATCAGCATGGGGCTCACCATCCTGCGCAGCTACGAGGAGAGCCTGCGCGACCAGTGCGGCTGGTGGGTCGTGCTGCTCTCCTAcggcaccttcctcctcttcgcCGTCTTCTGGAACATCTTCGCCTACGACCTGCTGGGGGCACAGATCCCCCCGCCGCcctagcgcccccccccccggggggcttttctctccctttcgtTTTCTAGCAGTGTCCGAGCGGCGCTGGAGGCTGTCGCCCGCCCCAGgtctcccccctccccggtgGCAGCGGGGTCCCCGTGGGTGCCATGGGGCCCTGCATCACGGTGCTAGCGGCCACACTCCCGCTGGATGCGCCCGGCAagccccccccgcgccggcc
This region of Apteryx mantelli isolate bAptMan1 chromosome 16, bAptMan1.hap1, whole genome shotgun sequence genomic DNA includes:
- the RHBDL1 gene encoding rhomboid-related protein 1, whose amino-acid sequence is MDRSSLLQLIQEQLDPENTGFIGVETFASLVHSHELPLDPAKLDMLVALAQGNDEGQVCYQELVDLISSKRSSSFKRAIANGQRALPRDVLLDETGLGFYKRFVRYVAYEILPCEMDRRWYFYQHRTCPPPVFMAAVTLTQIIVFLCYGARLNKWVLQTYHPEYMKSPLVYHPGHRARAWRFLTYMFMHVGLEQLGFNALLQLMIGVPLEMVHGILRISFLYLAGVLAGSLTVSITDMRAPLVGGSGGVYALCSAHLANVVMNWAGMRCPYKLLRMVLALVCMSSEVGRAVWLRFSPPLPASGPQPSFMAHLAGAIVGISMGLTILRSYEESLRDQCGWWVVLLSYGTFLLFAVFWNIFAYDLLGAQIPPPP